The genomic stretch aagaccctgggttcggtccccagcaccgaaaaaaaaaaaaaaaagaaaagaaaaaagagtgggAGGTTCCCGTGGCACCTGCAGCCGGGATGGGGGCGTCTCACCTCGCGTTCTCGGATTGTCCCTTTTGTGTAATGCGGGGGGTGAACCTTAGGGGCGCCGATTTCTGCTCACAGTTGATGGGACGAGGATTTTGCAGCAGCCCACATATGTTTTAACTTATAGTTTATGCCTTTCGAGGTCATAACTACGAGCCTCAGAGCACCAGGCACACCTAACTAAGAGCCTCAGAGCACTGTGCTGAAATCTGAGGTAGCGAAACCCCTTCTTAAAGGGGGAGAAAATGCACGAGTGCAGTGGTTGTTGATCCCTTAAGTCAAAAATGTCAGTCCTGCGTGGTGGtccacacttgtaatcccagtcaAGGGGTTGAGGATGATCACTCCAAGTCGGAGGGGAGCCTAGGCCACAAAGTGAGACCTGGactcaaaaataagcaaaaataaaaaggagtggAGATTTTGGAGAAAAGCAGTATATTCTGTAAGAAACTGTAGAAGAGTTGACATTTGTTTTGGGCCAGGAAGTGTTGCCAGAATTTGGGCAGATCTGACAAGGGATGCTATGCCATACTCAGGTGGCAACACAAACTCATGATGAAGGGAATTTCAGAGTAAACAGGGAGCCtatgaggagagggagggagtgagctAAGAGTGGACCACGGGGGCCATCAGACATCAGAAAGTAATAAAACCCAGGGCAGAGCTCTTAAGAGACGGGAAGCCAGCAGGGGACTTTTGTAACCTTGCTGAGGTCCTTCTGTATCCAAGAAATGCTCAGTTAATCTACCTATAAAGGCATCGCACCATGAACACATAAGTTACAGACTCCCCAATAAGACCCCAGAATACTATGGCCCGGGCAAGCTATTTCTCTGACCCCTAACATTCTAGAGGCAGCTGTTTCCCATAAGTGGGCTAACTTTTGTTTCGTTGCCTCCCCTgaccctgctccccaccccagccTGCAAAAGGAAGTGGATCAGCTAGCTCTCCTCAGTCTGGAAGCCCTTCCCACATCTCACAGATCGTTACCCCTGGATAGCTTTCCTTACTCCGTGAGTCGGTGTTGGAGGCTGGATCCTCCTGCACAGAGGTGTTTGTGTCCATGGCTTGTGGCCATTTGTCACTAGACAGCAGACGTCTGGAACATGGGGTGGGAGGGAATATGTAGGCCATCTTCAGTGTGCTTCAGTATTTCAAAGTAATTCCAGTGGTGTCCGTCCCCAGATacatggttgctttctgtttggTAAGCAAGATGCAAGTGATGTCTCAGTGCCAGATATGGGTGAGACACCACTTGTGCTGTAGCTTCCAGATCCCCACACTGGCTGCCTCTCTCTTCCAGCTCGGAAGATGCCGAAGCGTTAAGGAGTTCGAGAAGCTGAACCGGATTGGCGAGGGCACCTATGGCATTGTGTGTGAGTGGTCAAGACAAAGCTCTGTCGGGACTGGAAGGATCGCACTCTGTACTCCAGACCAGGCCGAAGCTGGCTCTCAAACGTTAATCCCTAGTGGGATACTTGAACACAAGCATCAGGCTGCTAATGTGAGCGATCCAGATGAGTACTGTGGAGGAGATAACTGACTTCCAAAGCTCCTTGCAGCTCCATAGCTGGGAGGTTTTTTGCCAAGTATCTGGAAGTCGCAGAGGCCAACAAAATGCTCGCAATCCGTTATGTTATGTCTTCCCCCTAGGTAGACTACCTTCATTGGTATTAGAGTATTGCACATGTGAACTCAGAGCAGTAGGCTGCATGGGAGAGCTTCTCTCCACAAGAGTTGTTGATGGCAGGTGTCCACTCAAGAGTAAACCGGAAACTCCCAATCCAGCTCAAATGAGAATTCCCAAGCTCACATTTTGGGAATGGAGGAAGGACTGAGTTTTGCTGGACATTAAGTtgtcagagaagaaaaagaacttcagtaaACTCATAAGAGAGGCCCCATGTGGCAAGATGGAGCTGTGACAGTGTTTGAGGTAGACTCCATGGCATATGTGCTCCTGTTTCAGATCGAGCCCGGGATACGCAGACGGATGAAATTGTTGCCCTGAAGAAGGTGCGGATGGACAAAGAGAAAGATGGTGAGCTGGGGACAGGGTGCAGGACCACCCTTCCTGCCTTGGGGCATTAGAGCAGGAAGGAGCATAAAAGCACAGGCCAGCACAGGCCACCTGAGGTTTGGGGGGGTGGAGAGGGGGATGTGCATCGTAGTTAAGGAGCTGGCCCAGCCTGTCACCACCCTCAGCCCTTCCTCCCCTTGGCCAGCTTTAAAATTATacattcttggggttggggatttagctcagtggtagagcgcttgcctaggaagcgcaaggccctgggttcggtccccagctccgaaaaaaaagaaccaaaaaaaaaaaaaaaattgtacattCTCTCCAAACCCATTCGCCCCATAATGAATGCACGAGTAAGAGTGGTGTCGGTGTCACCAAAGTTGTCCCTGGCAGGAGGACAGGATGTGGCCCTGAGTGGAGTTCACTGAGCACCTTTGGTTTCAGGCATCCCCATCAGCAGCCTGCGTGAAATCACACTGCTCCTGCGTCTCCGCCATCCCAACATTGTGGAGCTGAAGGAGGTGGTTGTTGGCAACCACCTGGAGAGGTGTGTGGTCTCCTGCGTCTGCCCCACACAAAGGCTAACCTGCCTACAGCAGGCCCGACCTCTGTGCCTGCCAGGGAGAAAACAGAGGATGCcatgtgttttctctcttttccgTCTAGCATCTTCCTGGTCATGGGTTACTGTGAACAAGATCTGGCCAGCCTATTGGAAAATATGCCAACGCCCTTCTCGGAGGCCCAGGTGTGAGAGGGAGGCGCTCCCTGGTTGGTGGATAGCTTTGTTGAATGTGACAGCCAGAAGTGGATGGAGTTACCCAGTGCCTCTTGCACAGTATCTGTTGCACAGGCCTGTTGGCTCTAGGTCTTCTCGGTCCATGTGGCAGGCCactggaaaggaaagagggactggagaaatggctgggggttggggggtgggtaaagtacatgtgtgcatgcgagTGAGGGGCTGGAGTTCTGATCCCAgctgttctaggccagcctgctAGGTAGAGCAGCCAATTGGGTCAGCCCTGGGTTCAAAGGAAAGATGCTGCTGTCATATATAACACGGAAAGCAGTTGCTGACACTTGATGTCAACCTCCTTATCATTAGACTAATGCaaacatgcccacacatacactGCACGCAAACATGGGTTCCACATACATGTTCATATATACACAGTAACTAAGTCTACTGCAGTTCTGTCTTAGTTGTGCAGGACATAGCCACAGCCACACTCTGGAGGTGCTGGTGACCTCCAGGCAGCGTGTCGACGCTCTCCACCCTGTGTCTGGCCCTCCTCAGGTTAAGTGCATCCTGCTGCAAGTGCTTCGAGGCCTTCAGTACCTGCACCGGAGCTTCATCATCCACAGGTGGGCGGGGCGgccaggaggaagggagggcgTGTCTGAGGGGGGCAGGGAGTGGGCCAGGAACAGCCGCCGTGCCCCAGTGTCTCATTCTGAAATATATTCAAGAGAGGAGCAGACATCCACTAGAAATCTCTGACTGCCCCCAGGCAAGGCTCTTAGATCAAACAAGTCTAATCAGCCCTCACTTTTCTGGGAAGTAGGTGTGGGTGGGAAGGCAGCAGCCTGAAGCCTTCAGTGGAGAGCACCTACCCAGAGTCTTAGGCCAGGAGCTGCTGTCTCTAGAGATGCCTGCGAGATGTGGAGTCCTCTTGTCTGACCTTTGTGCTGGGCTGCTGTAGTAAGACGTGAGAAACAAGGCATGGCCTCTCTGCGCCTTTTTGATTTTAGAAAAGCCCAGTTAAATGCCAGAAAAGTGTGTCGGGCTGTGGTGAGCCTGGCtgccccttgggaactcacttcCTTGGAAAACCATTGCTTTCTTTCTGACCCAGGGACCTGAAGGTGTCCAACTTGCTCATGACAGATAAGGGCTGTGTGAAGACAGGTGGGTGCTGGGCGCTGACCCTGTGTATGTGGAGGTGGGTTTCTTTGAGCGTGCCTTTTGGGGTAGGGATGTCCGTGTGGCTCTGGAAACCAGAGCTGACTTGTCTGTCGTCCTAGCCCCAGGCCACCGTAGTCCAGTTCTCTTTGCAGAAAGCAGCAGTAAGCAGTCCTCCTCAGTGATAatcttttttcctctcctctgcCGCAGCCGATTTCGGCCTGGCTCGGGCCTATGGTGTTCCAGTAAAGCCAATGACTCCCAAGGTTGTTACCCTCTGGTGAGTTCCTTAGAGTCTCGGTGGCCTATGGGATTTGTACGTCTTCCCCAGCATCCCTTACATTGTGGCAGATACCTCAAAAGGGCCTTGAGAGTCTAGAAGCTGTATGGGGGACACACTGCTCAGAACAGAGCCAGGCTCAGTGGCCTCAAGAACTCGGCTTTGTTGGGATGGATGCCATCCTGTGCTGGACGGACGGCGGCTGCACCTTTGTCCCAGCCCTCGGGggacagagtcaggcagatctctgagttgaggccAGGACAGCCTGGCTgcaatgagaaaccctgtcttgaaaacaaaaacaccacagACAGGAATGCCACCGCGCTGTGACATAAGCACAGGAATGCCACCGCACTGTGACATAGCACAGACAGGAATGCCACCACACTGTGACACATAGCACAGACAAGAATGCCACCGCACTGTGACATAGCACAGACAGGAATGCCACCGCACACTGACGTAGCCATAAACATCCTACCTCTGTGTCGTTCTTTCAAGTTAGCTTTCTTCAGGTTCTTTTGGGGGGCTTGGGGGAGAGTAAGGTTGGAGAGGGGTGGTATGGGGGTTTccagaaagggtttctctgtagcctgctctgaactcactctatagaccaagctggccttgaactcctagagatggatggatggatggatggatggatggatggatggatggatggatgatagatctgcctgcctctgtgctgggattaaaggtgtgcgccagcACTGCCTGGCCTTCTGTGGTAGTTTTAAGGCAGAATGTGGCTGTGGCTAAGGGCAGGACATTGATGTCTCTCACATCCTCATCAGGATCCTTATATGGCCTCAGCTGTGTTCCGTGACTGCTGTCTGAAAGCTGACAACGGCATAGCTGTGCCTGGATCCATTGGTTCTTATGAGTCAGACATGGCAGCTCTCTCAGGCTTAGGGTGGAAGGTAGTCCATGGGCCACTGTGGACTCTGAAGGAGCTCAGGCTGAAGAAGGGCTGACCAGAGGTAAAATGGGGCCTTTGTCTGCAGGTACCGAGCCCCAGAGCTGCTGCTTGGAACTACTACCCAGACTACCAGCATCGACATGTGGTAGGAGTGGTTTCTGCTCCTAGGGCCTCAAGTCACCTGGCCCTGGAGGTCAGCCCTGGTCAGGGGGATCAGGACTGGTGTGGTGGGGATGAACCTGACTGTGGTCCCCCGGGGGCGTGAGAACATGTCTGGAGTGCTCACTCACTGTCTCGGGCCTCAGGTTCTCGAGAGGCACTGCAGACCTGGGGGAGAGCCTTATGGCCTGCCTACTTCTTGAGTGTGTTGCTATGATGCTAAGCAGAGATTGGCTGCTCCTACAGGGCTGTTGGCTGCATCCTGGCAGAGCTGCTGGCCCATAAGCCCCTTCTCCCTGGCACTTCCGAGATCCACCAGATCGACTTGATCGTACAGCTGTTGGGGACACCGAGTGAGAATATCTGGCCTGTGGGTGTTACAGACTCCATCTATGTCACCACCTCAGTCCCCATCCATGCTTAGTGGCTCTGTCACTCCAGCCCCTGCCTCTCACAGGGTTTCTCCAAGCTGCCCCTGGCCGGCCAGTACAGCCTGAGGAAACAGCCCTACAACAACCTCAAGCACAAGTTCCCATGGCTCTCAGAGGCCGGACTGCGCCTGCTCAACTTCCTCTTCATGTATGACCCTAAGAAAAGGTACAGCCCTCACCTGTAGGTGGCTCCATGGGCCCAACCCCTGACTTCTGCAGAGATGGAAGGACACCGTAAACCCAGATCCTTAATTCACCTTTTATGGTGTTGGAATGGAAACTAAGGCCTTCCTTGCACACACACTAGGCAGGCAGtctagcactgagccatctcaattcAACAAATGTTTTAAAGACGGTTTCTCATGACTCAGACCACAGATGCCCACTTCTCAGACATACGCAGACACCCATAGGTGCCAGGTGTCCAGTTTGAGTGGCCCTTGGTCAGAGTTTCTAGGTCTCTGGTTCCCATTTGTTGGAAGTTGAATTGGGCTGTTGAGGGTGGCTGTTTTGAGTAAAGTAGGCCCCTCTAAGGTCACAGGTCACTGTCATTCTCCAGGGCAACAGCAGGAGACTGCCTGGAGAGTTCCTACTTCAAGGAGAAGCCCCTACGTAAGTTCTCCAGACCTCCTTAGGTTCTCTTAGGGCATGACAAGAAGGCCTGTTTATCCACATTGGGTGGGTTCCCGGGCAGTCTCcacaggggagaaggaagggaacgGATGGCCAGCTTAAGTGAGGAGTCCTTTCTAGACCTGGAGCATGCTCCACCCGAGCCCTTTCCAGGCCAGCCCTGAAGCTGCCCTTCTCCTGCAGCCTGCGAGCCGGAGCTCATGCCTACCTTCCCCCACCACCGTAACAAGCGTGCTGCCCCAGCTGCCACTGAGGGGCAGAGCAAACGATGCCGGCCCTGAATGAGTCCAGCCCACCCTTCCAAATCCTCATGGATCATCAGCCAacgactggggggggggggggggggctccaggCCAACAGGCCTTTGCCTCTTCCAATTGGCCAGCCTCTTCAGCTGACTCCTCCCTGACATGGACAG from Rattus norvegicus strain BN/NHsdMcwi chromosome 19, GRCr8, whole genome shotgun sequence encodes the following:
- the Cdk10 gene encoding cyclin-dependent kinase 10 isoform 3 (isoform 3 is encoded by transcript variant 3) — translated: MVAFCLVSKMQVMSQCQIWVRHHLCCSFQIPTLAASLFQLGRCRSVKEFEKLNRIGEGTYGIVYRARDTQTDEIVALKKVRMDKEKDGIPISSLREITLLLRLRHPNIVELKEVVVGNHLESIFLVMGYCEQDLASLLENMPTPFSEAQVKCILLQVLRGLQYLHRSFIIHRDLKVSNLLMTDKGCVKTADFGLARAYGVPVKPMTPKVVTLWYRAPELLLGTTTQTTSIDMWAVGCILAELLAHKPLLPGTSEIHQIDLIVQLLGTPSENIWPGFSKLPLAGQYSLRKQPYNNLKHKFPWLSEAGLRLLNFLFMYDPKKRATAGDCLESSYFKEKPLPCEPELMPTFPHHRNKRAAPAATEGQSKRCRP
- the Cdk10 gene encoding cyclin-dependent kinase 10 isoform X3, whose product is MVAFCLVSKMQVMSQCQIWVRHHLCCSFQIPTLAASLFQLGRCRSVKEFEKLNRIGEGTYGIVYRARDTQTDEIVALKKVRMDKEKDGIPISSLREITLLLRLRHPNIVELKEVVVGNHLESIFLVMGYCEQDLASLLENMPTPFSEAQFCLSCAGHSHSHTLEVLVTSRQRVDALHPVSGPPQVKCILLQVLRGLQYLHRSFIIHRDLKVSNLLMTDKGCVKTADFGLARAYGVPVKPMTPKVVTLWYRAPELLLGTTTQTTSIDMWAVGCILAELLAHKPLLPGTSEIHQIDLIVQLLGTPSENIWPGFSKLPLAGQYSLRKQPYNNLKHKFPWLSEAGLRLLNFLFMYDPKKRATAGDCLESSYFKEKPLRQQVQVHSGQL
- the Cdk10 gene encoding cyclin-dependent kinase 10 isoform X4 — protein: MVAFCLVSKMQVMSQCQIWVRHHLCCSFQIPTLAASLFQLGRCRSVKEFEKLNRIGEGTYGIVYRARDTQTDEIVALKKVRMDKEKDGIPISSLREITLLLRLRHPNIVELKEVVVGNHLESIFLVMGYCEQDLASLLENMPTPFSEAQVKCILLQVLRGLQYLHRSFIIHRDLKVSNLLMTDKGCVKTADFGLARAYGVPVKPMTPKVVTLWYRAPELLLGTTTQTTSIDMWAVGCILAELLAHKPLLPGTSEIHQIDLIVQLLGTPSENIWPGFSKLPLAGQYSLRKQPYNNLKHKFPWLSEAGLRLLNFLFMYDPKKRATAGDCLESSYFKEKPLRQQVQVHSGQL
- the Cdk10 gene encoding cyclin-dependent kinase 10 isoform X1; amino-acid sequence: MVAFCLVSKMQVMSQCQIWVRHHLCCSFQIPTLAASLFQLGRCRSVKEFEKLNRIGEGTYGIVYRARDTQTDEIVALKKVRMDKEKDGIPISSLREITLLLRLRHPNIVELKEVVVGNHLESIFLVMGYCEQDLASLLENMPTPFSEAQFCLSCAGHSHSHTLEVLVTSRQRVDALHPVSGPPQVKCILLQVLRGLQYLHRSFIIHRDLKVSNLLMTDKGCVKTADFGLARAYGVPVKPMTPKVVTLWYRAPELLLGTTTQTTSIDMWAVGCILAELLAHKPLLPGTSEIHQIDLIVQLLGTPSENIWPGFSKLPLAGQYSLRKQPYNNLKHKFPWLSEAGLRLLNFLFMYDPKKRATAGDCLESSYFKEKPLPCEPELMPTFPHHRNKRAAPAATEGQSKRCRP
- the Cdk10 gene encoding cyclin-dependent kinase 10 isoform X7; the encoded protein is MVAFCLVSKMQVMSQCQIWVRHHLCCSFQIPTLAASLFQLGRCRSVKEFEKLNRIGEGTYGIVYRARDTQTDEIVALKKVRMDKEKDGIPISSLREITLLLRLRHPNIVELKEVVVGNHLESIFLVMGYCEQDLASLLENMPTPFSEAQFCLSCAGHSHSHTLEVLVTSRQRVDALHPVSGPPQVKCILLQVLRGLQYLHRSFIIHRDLKVSNLLMTDKGCVKTADFGLARAYGVPVKPMTPKVVTLWYRAPELLLGTTTQTTSIDMW
- the Cdk10 gene encoding cyclin-dependent kinase 10 isoform X2, with the translated sequence MAEVDLESDQIRLKCIRKEGFFTVPPEHRLGRCRSVKEFEKLNRIGEGTYGIVYRARDTQTDEIVALKKVRMDKEKDGIPISSLREITLLLRLRHPNIVELKEVVVGNHLESIFLVMGYCEQDLASLLENMPTPFSEAQFCLSCAGHSHSHTLEVLVTSRQRVDALHPVSGPPQVKCILLQVLRGLQYLHRSFIIHRDLKVSNLLMTDKGCVKTADFGLARAYGVPVKPMTPKVVTLWYRAPELLLGTTTQTTSIDMWAVGCILAELLAHKPLLPGTSEIHQIDLIVQLLGTPSENIWPGFSKLPLAGQYSLRKQPYNNLKHKFPWLSEAGLRLLNFLFMYDPKKRATAGDCLESSYFKEKPLPCEPELMPTFPHHRNKRAAPAATEGQSKRCRP
- the Cdk10 gene encoding cyclin-dependent kinase 10 isoform 1 (isoform 1 is encoded by transcript variant 1), with amino-acid sequence MAEVDLESDQIRLKCIRKEGFFTVPPEHRLGRCRSVKEFEKLNRIGEGTYGIVYRARDTQTDEIVALKKVRMDKEKDGIPISSLREITLLLRLRHPNIVELKEVVVGNHLESIFLVMGYCEQDLASLLENMPTPFSEAQVKCILLQVLRGLQYLHRSFIIHRDLKVSNLLMTDKGCVKTADFGLARAYGVPVKPMTPKVVTLWYRAPELLLGTTTQTTSIDMWAVGCILAELLAHKPLLPGTSEIHQIDLIVQLLGTPSENIWPGFSKLPLAGQYSLRKQPYNNLKHKFPWLSEAGLRLLNFLFMYDPKKRATAGDCLESSYFKEKPLPCEPELMPTFPHHRNKRAAPAATEGQSKRCRP
- the Cdk10 gene encoding cyclin-dependent kinase 10 isoform X6 is translated as MDKEKDGIPISSLREITLLLRLRHPNIVELKEVVVGNHLESIFLVMGYCEQDLASLLENMPTPFSEAQVKCILLQVLRGLQYLHRSFIIHRDLKVSNLLMTDKGCVKTADFGLARAYGVPVKPMTPKVVTLWYRAPELLLGTTTQTTSIDMWAVGCILAELLAHKPLLPGTSEIHQIDLIVQLLGTPSENIWPGFSKLPLAGQYSLRKQPYNNLKHKFPWLSEAGLRLLNFLFMYDPKKRATAGDCLESSYFKEKPLPCEPELMPTFPHHRNKRAAPAATEGQSKRCRP
- the Cdk10 gene encoding cyclin-dependent kinase 10 isoform X5 translates to MDKEKDGIPISSLREITLLLRLRHPNIVELKEVVVGNHLESIFLVMGYCEQDLASLLENMPTPFSEAQFCLSCAGHSHSHTLEVLVTSRQRVDALHPVSGPPQVKCILLQVLRGLQYLHRSFIIHRDLKVSNLLMTDKGCVKTADFGLARAYGVPVKPMTPKVVTLWYRAPELLLGTTTQTTSIDMWAVGCILAELLAHKPLLPGTSEIHQIDLIVQLLGTPSENIWPGFSKLPLAGQYSLRKQPYNNLKHKFPWLSEAGLRLLNFLFMYDPKKRATAGDCLESSYFKEKPLPCEPELMPTFPHHRNKRAAPAATEGQSKRCRP
- the Cdk10 gene encoding cyclin-dependent kinase 10 isoform X8, coding for MPPHCDIAQTGMPPHTDVAINILPLCRSFKLAFFRYRAPELLLGTTTQTTSIDMWAVGCILAELLAHKPLLPGTSEIHQIDLIVQLLGTPSENIWPGFSKLPLAGQYSLRKQPYNNLKHKFPWLSEAGLRLLNFLFMYDPKKRATAGDCLESSYFKEKPLPCEPELMPTFPHHRNKRAAPAATEGQSKRCRP